TCGCGAGTTTGGCCATGTATGCAGCTGTTCAGGCGGGGTTTCAAGCGGCCTTAATGGTACCGACTGAAATATTAGCCAATCAACACTATGAAAGCTTGCAGGAGCTCTTTCCTGAGCTCTCAGTAGGTCTCTTAACAGGTGGAATGAAAACAGCAGAACGTCGCCTGCTATTAGCTGGTCTTGAGGACGGCTCAATTCAGATGGTCACAGGGACACATGCCCTGATTCAAGACGCAGTCAATTATCAGTCACTTGGACTTGTCATTACGGATGAGCAGCATCGCTTTGGTGTTAAACAGCGGCGTGTTTTTCGTGAGAAAGGACAGAACCCTGATGTCTTGATGATGACGGCAACACCAATTCCAAGAACGCTTGCCATCACAGCATTTGGGGATATGGATGTCTCGATTATCAACGAATTACCTGCAGGTAGAAAACCGATCACGACACGTTGGGTCAAGCATGAACAGCTGACACCTAGTATTTTACCTTGGGTCGCTGATGAAGTGCACAAGGGTGCTCAAGTTTATTTTATCTCACCGCTTATAGAAGAAAGTGAGATGATAGACTTAAAGAACGCAACGGATCTATTTGAGGAGTTAACAGCATTTTTTGGTGATAAAGCACGTGTTGCCTTACTTCATGGTAGATTAAAGAATGCTGAAAAAGATCAGATTATGTTAGCCTTCAAGGCGAAAAAATATGATGTTTTAGTCTCAACAACAGTTATCGAGGTCGGCGTTAATGTGCCCAATGCAACGATTATGGTCATCATGGATGCAGATCGCTTTGGTCTATCACAGCTACATCAATTACGTGGTCGTGTTGGTCGTGGTGAAAAAAAATCCTATACCATCTTGGTAGCTAACCCAAAATCTGACGGTGGTAAGCGTCGGATGCAAATCATGACAGAAACACAAAATGGCTTTGTTTTAGCTGAAGAAGACCTGAAGATGAGGGGCAGTGGAGAGATTTTTGGGACACGACAATCTGGTCTCCCAGAGTTCTCTGTAGCAGATATCGTTAACGACTATCCGATTTTGGAGGTTGCGCGTGAGGAAGCAGTCGCGATTTATCAAGATCCTCAGTGGTCTGAAAAACCTGAAAATCAACTGCTTGTTGCAAGTTTAACAGAAGATGATGTCTTTGACTGAAAGGAATGATGATGAAAAAAGTTGTCGCGATTACTGGTGCAAGTAATGGGATGGGATTTGAAGCAGCTAAGTTGTTTGCAGCTAATGGCTGGCTAGTTTATGGTGGTGCTAGACGTGTGGAGAAAATCCCGATAACACCTAATGTCCATGCCTTATCACTAGATGTAACGGATCATAGCTCAAATAAGGTATTCATCCAGACGATTTTAGCCGAAGCCGGTCGTATTGATGTGTTAATCAATAATGCAGGCTATGGAGAATATGGCCCTATTGAAGATATACCGCTTGACAATGCTAGAAATCAATTTGAAACTAACTTTTTTGGTGCAGCTGATCTGAGCCAATTAGTGCTACCGATTATGAGACAGCAAGAATCGGGTAGGATTATCAATGTCTCCTCTATTGGGGGAGATGTCTACATGCCCTTGGGCGCCTACTATCATGCAACGAAAGCAGCACTACAGCATTGGAGTGACTCTCTTGATATGGAAGTTAAACAATTTGGTGTGCGTTCGATTACGGTACAACCAGGCTTGACACGATCAGGATGGGGAGATATCGCGATGTCCAATGCTAAGAAAAACTTAACAGCAGCCTCAGTTTATACACCCTTACTTGACCGTGTTGGTGGGTTATTAAGCACAAATTCCCATGCCATCGGAGCAAGTTCAGAAAGCCTTGCAGCACTCTTTTATACCGCTGCAACTGACAAACGGGTAAAACGGCGGTACTTTCATAGCCTGAGTGATCGCGCATTAGTTTGGCTAGCAAGATCACATCCCAATTTGTTTAAGAATGGGTTTGAGGCTGTGTTCAAGTATCTAGAAAAAAGGTCGGATAAAGCAGGCATATAGAGAGCTGTCTATAAGTCTGTTTTTTTGTTGCTTGATTTACTTAAAACTATTGATTGCTATTTATCTTTATGTAGGAGTTGCCAAGTGGCTCTTCTTATGATAAAATAAATGTTGATTTGAAAAAAATTATAAAAAGATTTTTATTTCATTTTCATTAAAAAGGTTTTAAATTATGGATTTATTATAATATTTTTTGTAAGAGGAACCATTTTTGAGACTATTTTTTTAAAAAATTAAGTCGTGTTAGGCAACAAGTTACTTGCTTGTTGTTAACACACTAAAAAAATTTGAAGGAGATTTTCCATGGTAGCATCAGAAGATGAGACGCAGCAAAAGGGCCTATTTGGGCTTGCTAAAGGGTTCCCAACTATTTTAGGGACAGAATTTGCTGAGCGTTTCTCATATTATGGCATGAAAGCCATTCTACTTTACTACATTATTAATACAGCAGCGCAAGGTGGACTAGGTCTACCTCGTGCTGATGGCGTCGCAATTTCTTCACTATATGGTGCACTTATCTATATGTCAACTATTTTAGGTGGCTGGTTATCGGATAGAATTTTTGGTTCTGCACGCATTGTCACGATCGGTGGCGTATTTATATTAGCAGGTCATATCGTTTTAGCATTACCATTTGGTGAGGCTGCGTTGTTAGGTTCTTTAGCGCTTTTGATCATCGGTACTGGGATGTTGAAACCAAATGTATCAACATTAGTCGGCAGTGTCGTTAAAGATGATAAAGATGCAAATGTTGCCTTTTCACTGTTTTATGTTGCCATAAACATTGGTGGTTTTCTATCACCGATTGTTGTCTCAACCTTACAAACTCGTTATGGCTTTCATATTGCCTTCTCAGCAGCAGCGATCGTTATGGGTATTGGTCTAGCTATTTATAGTTGGGGTTATGCGAGATACTTACGACATAATATCACCATCTCCGCACCAAATCCAATCAAAAAATCAGAACGAGCAAAAGTACTCTGGATCGCTATAGGTCTTTTTGTACTGGGTGTAGTCGCGTTTTTCGTAAGTGTCGCTACAAAGACTTTTTCTGTCCAGGCACTTTCTAATCTTGTTACGATTGCAGCAGTATTATTGACCGTTTATTATTTCACTCGTATCTTAACAAGTAAATTAGTAACATCTGGCGAAAAGCGTAAAGTTGTGGCTTATATTCCTGTCTTCATGTCAGGTGTTGCGCTTTGGGCTGTTCAAGAAGGTGGTGGGACGATTGTTGCTGAGTTTGTAACACGTTCCAATCACAATTTCGTTGGATTTAAGATTGCAGATGCGATGATTCAGTCAATCAATCCATTTGTCGTTGTATTTGGTACAGCGATTATGGCCGTTGTCTACAAAATTTTTGCTGATAAATTACCTAACTTATTCCAACGCTATGCTATCGGTATTGCTTTAGTTGGTGTGAGTTACCTACTCTTGCTGCAACCAGCTATGTCAGGAAATGGGTTCTCCGCAAACTGGATTGTTCTTTCTCTTGGTGTTGTCGCATTTGGCGAAGTTTTAATTTCACCAATTTCGCTTGCGGTAACCAATCGTTTAGCACCAAAAGCATTTGAGTCACAAATGATGGCGATTTGGTTCTTGTCAAATTCAGTTGGTCAAGGGTTAAACGCTAGTTTATCTGGTTTCTACCTGAAACACACAGCACTGTACTTTGGTATTTACGCGGCTGTCCCATTATTGTTTGGTGTCGCGCTAATCGTGTTTTCAAAACAATTAACAGCTATGATTGGTGAAGACTGATTTGAGTGTTAGTTATTAAACATAAAGAGCAACGGACCTAAGTCCGTTGCTCTTTATGTTGTCCCATTATTTGCCAAGACAGAATTGGCTAAATAATTGGGTGATTAATTCATCTGGTGCAGCATCTCCAGTGATTTCACCAAGAATTTCCCAAGTACGGGTCATATCAACTTGAACGAGATCGACAGGCATCCCGTTATCAAGACCAGTATTTACAGCATCTAGTGCCTCCAGTGCTTGCTCAATCAAGGCGATATGGCGAGAATTTGAGAGGTAGGTTGCATCTTGCTCAACAAGGCCAGCATTTTCAAAGAAGAGGTCGTTTATCTTATCTTCTATTTTATCGATGTTGGTATCCTCTAGTACCGAAATCTTGATGACACCTTCTGGTAAGTTGTCCAGCTCAATCTTTTCAGGTAAGTCTGTTTTATTGAGTAAGATGATTCGGTTACTGTCTGCGCTGAGTGTTAATAATTGCTCATCTTGAGGTGTTAGTCCTTCATTGGCATTCAAGACAAGTAAGACTAAATCAGCTTCTTTTAGCGCTTTATGAGAGCGTTCGACACCGATCTTCTCGACGATATCATCAGTCTCACGAATACCAGCAGTATCGACAAGCTTCAAGGGAACACCGTTAATATTCACATACTCTTCGATGACATCGCGTGTGGTCCCCGCAACATCAGTAACGATGGCCTTATCTTCACGTAGCAAGTGATTAAGTAGGCTTGATTTCCCGACGTTTGGTCGACCGATGATGGCCGTGGATAAGCCTTCTCGAAGAATTTTACCACGTTTAGCGGTTTTTAATAAGTTATCCAGCAGTGTTCTGAAATCAGCCGTTTTTTCACGCAAGAGTTTTGTTGTGAGTTCTTCGACATCATCATACTCAGGATAGTCGATATTGACCTCGACTTGGGCTAGTGTTTCCAGAATATTTTGTCGTGTATTGTTGATCAAAGTAGATAGACTACCATCTAACTGTTGGACAGCGATCGTCATCGCCTGATCGGTTTTGGCACGGATAAGATCCATGACAGCCTCAGCCTGTGACAAGTCCATCCGACCATTTAAGAAGGCACGCTTTGTAAACTCGCCTGGTTCAGCCATTCTTGCACCATTTCGGAGTAAGAGTTGGAGGATTTCGTTCATGACAGCAATCCCACCATGCGTATTGATCTCAACAACATCTTCGCGCGTGAAGGTTTTGGGTGCCTTCATAACACCCAGCATGACTTCATCAAGAGTGCGCGTCTCTTCTTTGATATGGCCATAGTTCAACGTGTGACTATCGCATAAGCTCAGATTTTTTCCAGTAAATACCTTGTTAGCGATCGTAATCGCATCTTGTCCAGAAAGTCGGACGATACCGATAGCGCCCTCACCAAGTGGTGTAGAGATTGCAGCAATCGTATCAAATTCTTTAGTTATCATACCTCCTATTTTATCGCAAAAAGAGGTAAACAGCAATGACGCCGTATCAGGATTACAAAAGACCGTAGAGATAAGCATCCCTACGGTCTTTTATGTATAACGAATGCATCACAATATTGTGGTACAGCAACAGAATAGCACCTACAATGCTGCTGTTGCCCACTTTTTAGCATACTACCTATCAGCTAGTTTGACAGTTCTAAAGATTGCCAAATGCGAGGATTAATTAAATACCATCCCACCATCGATGATGAGGGCTTGACCTGTCATGTAATCAGAATCGCTACCTGCCAAGTATGATACACAAGCTGCGACATCAGAAGGTTCTGACAATCTACCCAAAGTGATGTTTTGAGAGAATTGTTTGAGTCCCCATTCAGTATCTTTTCCAGCTTCTTTACCAGTTTGTTCAGCAATGCCCATCATCATAGGTGTCTTCACGATACCAGGACAAAAGGCATTAACTGTGATGCCTAACGGAGCTAGGTCTTTAGCAGCAGTTTGTGTGATCCCTCTAATTGCAAATTTAGTCCCACCGTAGACAGCTAATCCAGGATTCCCAACGTGGCCTGCTTGTGAAGAAGCATTAATGATTTTTCCACCATGTCCTAATTTTCTAAATGATTTGACTGCAGCTTGGATACCCCAATAAGTCCCACCCACATTAACATCATATACTTTACGATAGTCTTCATAAGTAAATGTTTCAATTGGTGTTTGTGGTCCTAAGCCGGCATTATTGACGATCACATGCAAGTCACCAAAATGCGCGACAGCTTCGTCGACAGCCTTCATGACACCTTCTCTGTCGGAGACATCGACTTTAATTGGCATAGCTGTGTTATCACCAAATTTGCTGTTTAGCGCCTTTGCTACTTCAGTAGCTGTGTCAAGATTGAAATCGGCAACTGCGACATGAAATCCGTCAGTAGCCAATCGATAGCTGATTGCTTCTCCAATGCCTTGTCCTGCACCAGTAATAAATGCTACTTTTTTTGTTGCGTTTCCCATCAGTATGTTTCTCCTCATATATTATTTAACAAGGTTATTGTACAACAATATATGAAAAAAATGTTAATCAAACAAACAATTATTTACTAATAATTGTTTGTTTGCAAAATAGGACAAACTATACGACAAAAAGTTGGCTATATGCAAAGTGAAAGGGACCTCTGATCCCTTAACAATTAGTCAACTAAGCATAAAATCATCAATGGATACACTAATTTTCAAATATGTGCCTATGTTTTCCTATTTAGTTGTTAAATTGGGTATATGGATAAGCACATGATCTGGCTGCTAATATTTGAAACCCATTATCATAGGCTTAACTTTGCAATACAACCACAGCATAATATGCGTCATTAAGCTATCAATAAATTTACCTCACCTCCTTTTCAGCTAACGTTTACACTTGTAAACAAATTGTTTTACTTTGAGAATGGCCAATGTTATACTGTTGAGTATAAACAGTAGTAAAAAAAAATAGAAATAGGTGGTAATAGCATGTTGAAAATCGGGATTATCCTTAGTAGTGTACGTAAAGAACGAAATGGGGTAGCTGTGGCTAAATGGGCAGTTGAAAAGTCACAAGAATTTAGTGACAAAGAGAAAGTTACGTTTGAGCTGGTAGACTTAGCTAGCTATGACCTCCCATTCCTAGGTGCCGAAACCTCTCCTGAACAAGCCAAAGAGATTCAGAGATGGTCAGAAAAAATTGACTCATTTGATGGTTATATATTCATCACTGCTGAATATAACCATGGTGTAACGGGGGCATTTAAAAATGCATTAGATTTCTTAAAGCCTGAATTTAAAAATAAGGCAGTTGCTTTTGTTGGATACGGCGGGTTAGGTGCTGCCCGTTCAATAGAAAATTTAAGAGTGATCGTAGCCGAGTTAGGTCTCGCATCTACACAACGTAATGTCAATTTGTCTCTAATGACAGATTTTGAAAAAATGTCAATTTTTAAACCAGCATCATTTCATGACTCTGAAATAAAAGAACTTCTTGAACAGCTTATTTCTTGGAGTACTGCACTAAAAACGATACGATAAAACTATCATGGTAAAAAAGGATGTATGAATATGCCAATACAAAATAATTTTGTTAAAGAGATTGATACAAAAAAGGGTATAGAATTTGGGATATACTCTCTTGGGGATTTAATGGCTAATCCGCATAATAATGAATCTTTATCAGAAAAACAAAGACTCAATGAGTTTATTGAAATTGCAAAAATGGCGGAACAAGCAGGGATTGATGTTTTTGATCTTGGAGAAAGCCATCAAGACTATTTTGTCTCACAGGCACAAAGCGTTATTTTAGCGTCAATTGTTCAAGCGACAAAGAAAATTAAACTCGTATCGGCTGCCTCATTGATTAGTATCCATGACCCGGTTAGACTTTGGGAAGATTTTGCGACGTTGGATCTCTTAAGTGATGGTCGGGTTGAGTTAGTCGGTGGTAGAGCTTCTCGTGTAGGTGCATTCGACCTTTTTGGGGTAGATTTGCAAAATTACGAGGATATATTTAACGAAAAATTTGACTTATTACAGCTACTTAATCGTGAGGAGTATGTCACCTGGAATGGCAAGTACAGATCTCCCTTAAATAACGTTCGTGTGTTGCCTCGACCAGAAAGTAATCATCTGCAAATTTGGCGTGCTGTTGGCGGTCCCGCATTCAGTGCAATAGCTGCCGGATCCACTGGTACACCTATGGTTTTAGCACATTTAAGTGGACCTACCTCTTATTATAAACGCACGATTGATCTTTATAGAAACGCTGCACAACAAAATGGGTATGATCCAAAAACGTTGCCTGTTACAACAGCAGGATTCTTTTATGCAGCACAAACGACACAACAAGCGCTACAGGAATATTATCCACATATTTCTTCTGGTTTTAAGCTATCAAATGGACAAGATTTCCCTAAACAAAATTTTGCACAAGCAACAGATCCAGATAGTATCATTAATGTAGGTGATCCAAAGTTGATCATCGAAAAACTGGTGCACCAGCATGAACAGTTTGGTATGCAACGGTATATGGCGCAAATAGATTTTGGCGGTGTGCCTATTGATAACATCAAGCGGAATATAGAGTTGATTGGGACTAAAATATTACCTGAAGTAAAGCGGAGGACAAGCCTTAAATCATGAAATACCTTTTATTAAATGGGTCTATAGTAGGTAAAAAGACTCGAACTATGCTTGATACGTTTAACGTGTATTTAGAAAATCAAGTTCTTGATAATGACCTAATTGAGCTGATCGACTTGCGTAATAAACAAATAAATTTTAGTGATGGGCGTCACTGGCAAGATAATCAAGGCGATACGCTTGAGGTGCTTCAAAAAATAATGGCTGCTGATGTTATTATTTTGGGTGTCCCGACCTATCAAGCGTCTATTCCAGCACCTTTGAAGAATATTTTTGACTTATTACCTGAGGGTGCTTTTTATCAAAAAACGGTCGGGTTTCTTGTATCAGCTGGGACAGCAAAACATTTCTTAGTAATGGAGTTTCAGTTAAAACCAATTTTAAGTTTTATGAAAGCAAATACGCTATCTAATTATGTTTTTGCACAAGATTCAGATTTCAACGGCTCTAAAATCGATAGTGATGCGATACGCATGAGGTTGGCAAGTTATGCAGAAGATGTAAAAGTCATCTCAGAGGCATATCGTAATCAAATCAAAAAACAAGAAAATAGTTATGGATTTTAAAAGTGCTTGTGCTGAAAAAATGCAGTTATTTGAGGCACATCTCAGTCAAAAACCACCATTTTATAGAGAAAACCTCTATAAAATGGTGGTTTTTTTAGGTATATAAACTGTTTAAATAAAGTGTGGGATAACAACTGGCTACGATAATAATTGACAAGCTGACTTTAAACATGTTATGATAAAATAAAAATAAACCGACCGTCGGTACAAAAATAGGAGTGGCATGAAATCAAAAAAAGGGGAAATAAGGCTGCATGAGATTTTAGATGCAGGTGAGCAGTTGTTTAGCCAAAAAGGATATGATGAGACAACGATTAATGACGTCTTATCACGAGTTGATATCGGAAAGGGGACATTTTACCACTATTTTGATTCCAAGCTATCACTTATGACAAGTATAATTGAACGCATGATGGGACAACTTGCGCAGATGGTGACTGACATTGCTAACGATCCCAGTTTAGCAGCTCATGACAAAATGACCAAGGTATTATTACAGCTTAATCAATCCGGCAGTGAAGCCCATGGTATGATTGAGGGGCAATCGGCACCTCAAAATGCAATACTGCATCAGGCTGGTATTGTGGCATCCGTGCACAGTATGACACCAATTCTAGCTAAAATCATCGAGCAAGGTATCGATGAGGGCGTCTATCATACCCCTTATCCGTTTGAGACAATCGAATTTATTCTTGCTAGCAATCAGTTCTATTTTGATGTCAGCGCATTTGGCTGGCAGAAAGAGGAAATGTACCAAAAAGGAAAATCATTTATCCGTATCATGACCCTGTCTCTTGGGGCTAAAGCAGGTAGTTTTGAATTTTTATTGCCCTTTTTTGAAGCTCAAGTTAACAAGGAGATGTCATGAGTGATTATCTAATTGAAAACAGCTCTCGCAAACAAATTCGAAAATCAATTGTTTCAAGTCTGGTTGGTCAACTTGGTTCTCAGTCTTTTAATTTCGCTTTAGGCTTGATGTTGCTAACCAAGACGGGGTCATCATTAAGTTTTGCCGCTTCACAAGTCATCGGCCCAATCATCAGCCTGTTATTTGTGCCTATTGTGGGTCCCACTGTTGATAGACTAAGCAAAAAGCAGGTAATTGCGGTGTCACAAATCGCTACGATTATCGGTTTGATTGGCTATGCATTAAGCCTTCGATATTTTGCGTCTAATATTTTACCACCGACCCTGCTTTTGATCACGATTTTAGCAGTCTCAGATCAGTTTACTTTAACAGCATATAATGCGGGTGCAAAAGGACTAGTACTAGATGCGCATCAGACCAAACTCAGAGGCTTACAACAATCTGCAGGCGCTATTGGCCAGTTTATTGCACCAATACTGGGTGCAGCCCTGTACAGTGTCGTCCCCTTCACTTTATTTGTCATGATTGAAGTGAGCTGTGAACTGGTGACGCTAGGCATCGCTTTATCATTAAATTTCCAACTCAACGCAGGCACGGGAGAAAAGCAAACAGGTCAAGAAGATTTATCATTTTCAGCTGGTTTAACCTTCTTTAAAAAACAAAAGACCTTAATTTCGTTACTCGTTTTGGCCTTATTTCTGAATTTTTGTGTGGGCGCCTTTACGATTGGGATCGCAAGTGTCTTGATAACGAGCTTAAAATTTTCAGCGACGACTTACGGTTTTGTACAGTCTGCCTTTGTGTTCGGTAGCCTGGTTTCAGGGCTTGTTATTTCTCAGATGAAGTCTAGCAAGTATCCCTTGCAAAAGGTCTGGGGTGCCATGATTGGCATCGCCTTGTGCTTGCTTGTATTTGGCATTGTTCCCTTTGTTTTTGAGAAATCAGTTTTGACGGCAGGATTGATTATGGTGACTAGCTTCATCCTTGCAGGTATTTCAAACTTAGTAAATGTCCCATTTTTTAGCTGGCTAGGTGAGCATATCCCAGAACAGATGCAAGGCCGTATATTTGGACTGGTCACAACATTTGCGACTGCGCTCACACCGATTAGTTTTGCTATTTTTGGTTGTTTATATGATGTGAAAACACTGCCAACCCTTACGATGAATCTGTGGATTTTTTCCTGCTGTAGTCTAGGTGTTTTAAGTTTGTATGTCATTGGTAGAGTGATTTTAAAAATTGATTTGAAACATGTTACGATAGTTGACTAAGTTGTCTACTTAGGTAAGTCTGCCTTGCGCTAGACCGCCTTCGTTTTAGTCTTGCTTTAGCACTATTTATAGGAAGTAGACATGGGTGAAACTAAACTTTTAAAATGTAAAAAATAAAGGTAAAATAGAGCTATGATATCTTTAAACTTAAGAAAAACAGCTTATCTTGCAATTGATATGCAAGATGGTATTCTCAATAATGGCGGTTTAGCGCCTTATGCGGCTGATGCCGTTTTACTTGCATCTGACCAATTAGCTGAAACGTTCAAAAATACAGAAGTCTTAATCACATTGGTAAATGTTGATGCGACTAGCTTTCATTATTTACACCCTGCTCGCTACACACGTGAAC
The DNA window shown above is from Lactococcus paracarnosus and carries:
- the recG gene encoding ATP-dependent DNA helicase RecG is translated as MNLTDSIQFLKGVGPKSAERYQQLGIFTVSDLLTYFPFRYDDFAAKPIFELIDGEKTTIVGTVVTPANVSYYGARRNRLVFKIKQGEAVISVSFFNQPYLQNKVELDAEIAIYGKWDAKKMSITGMKILAQVENSFQPVYHVMQGIKQSALVTLLQAVFDAGVGELITENLPESLLQKYRLVDRKTAVHDMHFPIDESAHHQALRRMKFEELFYFQLKLQALRLKDKALAFGLTIKIDEQLLAVKISRLPFTLTGAQSQSLREILADMASPYHMNRLLQGDVGSGKTVVASLAMYAAVQAGFQAALMVPTEILANQHYESLQELFPELSVGLLTGGMKTAERRLLLAGLEDGSIQMVTGTHALIQDAVNYQSLGLVITDEQHRFGVKQRRVFREKGQNPDVLMMTATPIPRTLAITAFGDMDVSIINELPAGRKPITTRWVKHEQLTPSILPWVADEVHKGAQVYFISPLIEESEMIDLKNATDLFEELTAFFGDKARVALLHGRLKNAEKDQIMLAFKAKKYDVLVSTTVIEVGVNVPNATIMVIMDADRFGLSQLHQLRGRVGRGEKKSYTILVANPKSDGGKRRMQIMTETQNGFVLAEEDLKMRGSGEIFGTRQSGLPEFSVADIVNDYPILEVAREEAVAIYQDPQWSEKPENQLLVASLTEDDVFD
- a CDS encoding SDR family NAD(P)-dependent oxidoreductase, with translation MMKKVVAITGASNGMGFEAAKLFAANGWLVYGGARRVEKIPITPNVHALSLDVTDHSSNKVFIQTILAEAGRIDVLINNAGYGEYGPIEDIPLDNARNQFETNFFGAADLSQLVLPIMRQQESGRIINVSSIGGDVYMPLGAYYHATKAALQHWSDSLDMEVKQFGVRSITVQPGLTRSGWGDIAMSNAKKNLTAASVYTPLLDRVGGLLSTNSHAIGASSESLAALFYTAATDKRVKRRYFHSLSDRALVWLARSHPNLFKNGFEAVFKYLEKRSDKAGI
- a CDS encoding peptide MFS transporter, whose protein sequence is MVASEDETQQKGLFGLAKGFPTILGTEFAERFSYYGMKAILLYYIINTAAQGGLGLPRADGVAISSLYGALIYMSTILGGWLSDRIFGSARIVTIGGVFILAGHIVLALPFGEAALLGSLALLIIGTGMLKPNVSTLVGSVVKDDKDANVAFSLFYVAINIGGFLSPIVVSTLQTRYGFHIAFSAAAIVMGIGLAIYSWGYARYLRHNITISAPNPIKKSERAKVLWIAIGLFVLGVVAFFVSVATKTFSVQALSNLVTIAAVLLTVYYFTRILTSKLVTSGEKRKVVAYIPVFMSGVALWAVQEGGGTIVAEFVTRSNHNFVGFKIADAMIQSINPFVVVFGTAIMAVVYKIFADKLPNLFQRYAIGIALVGVSYLLLLQPAMSGNGFSANWIVLSLGVVAFGEVLISPISLAVTNRLAPKAFESQMMAIWFLSNSVGQGLNASLSGFYLKHTALYFGIYAAVPLLFGVALIVFSKQLTAMIGED
- the mnmE gene encoding tRNA uridine-5-carboxymethylaminomethyl(34) synthesis GTPase MnmE — its product is MITKEFDTIAAISTPLGEGAIGIVRLSGQDAITIANKVFTGKNLSLCDSHTLNYGHIKEETRTLDEVMLGVMKAPKTFTREDVVEINTHGGIAVMNEILQLLLRNGARMAEPGEFTKRAFLNGRMDLSQAEAVMDLIRAKTDQAMTIAVQQLDGSLSTLINNTRQNILETLAQVEVNIDYPEYDDVEELTTKLLREKTADFRTLLDNLLKTAKRGKILREGLSTAIIGRPNVGKSSLLNHLLREDKAIVTDVAGTTRDVIEEYVNINGVPLKLVDTAGIRETDDIVEKIGVERSHKALKEADLVLLVLNANEGLTPQDEQLLTLSADSNRIILLNKTDLPEKIELDNLPEGVIKISVLEDTNIDKIEDKINDLFFENAGLVEQDATYLSNSRHIALIEQALEALDAVNTGLDNGMPVDLVQVDMTRTWEILGEITGDAAPDELITQLFSQFCLGK
- a CDS encoding (S)-acetoin forming diacetyl reductase → MGNATKKVAFITGAGQGIGEAISYRLATDGFHVAVADFNLDTATEVAKALNSKFGDNTAMPIKVDVSDREGVMKAVDEAVAHFGDLHVIVNNAGLGPQTPIETFTYEDYRKVYDVNVGGTYWGIQAAVKSFRKLGHGGKIINASSQAGHVGNPGLAVYGGTKFAIRGITQTAAKDLAPLGITVNAFCPGIVKTPMMMGIAEQTGKEAGKDTEWGLKQFSQNITLGRLSEPSDVAACVSYLAGSDSDYMTGQALIIDGGMVFN
- a CDS encoding NADPH-dependent FMN reductase encodes the protein MLKIGIILSSVRKERNGVAVAKWAVEKSQEFSDKEKVTFELVDLASYDLPFLGAETSPEQAKEIQRWSEKIDSFDGYIFITAEYNHGVTGAFKNALDFLKPEFKNKAVAFVGYGGLGAARSIENLRVIVAELGLASTQRNVNLSLMTDFEKMSIFKPASFHDSEIKELLEQLISWSTALKTIR
- a CDS encoding LLM class flavin-dependent oxidoreductase; amino-acid sequence: MPIQNNFVKEIDTKKGIEFGIYSLGDLMANPHNNESLSEKQRLNEFIEIAKMAEQAGIDVFDLGESHQDYFVSQAQSVILASIVQATKKIKLVSAASLISIHDPVRLWEDFATLDLLSDGRVELVGGRASRVGAFDLFGVDLQNYEDIFNEKFDLLQLLNREEYVTWNGKYRSPLNNVRVLPRPESNHLQIWRAVGGPAFSAIAAGSTGTPMVLAHLSGPTSYYKRTIDLYRNAAQQNGYDPKTLPVTTAGFFYAAQTTQQALQEYYPHISSGFKLSNGQDFPKQNFAQATDPDSIINVGDPKLIIEKLVHQHEQFGMQRYMAQIDFGGVPIDNIKRNIELIGTKILPEVKRRTSLKS
- a CDS encoding NADPH-dependent FMN reductase; translated protein: MKYLLLNGSIVGKKTRTMLDTFNVYLENQVLDNDLIELIDLRNKQINFSDGRHWQDNQGDTLEVLQKIMAADVIILGVPTYQASIPAPLKNIFDLLPEGAFYQKTVGFLVSAGTAKHFLVMEFQLKPILSFMKANTLSNYVFAQDSDFNGSKIDSDAIRMRLASYAEDVKVISEAYRNQIKKQENSYGF
- a CDS encoding TetR/AcrR family transcriptional regulator, with translation MKSKKGEIRLHEILDAGEQLFSQKGYDETTINDVLSRVDIGKGTFYHYFDSKLSLMTSIIERMMGQLAQMVTDIANDPSLAAHDKMTKVLLQLNQSGSEAHGMIEGQSAPQNAILHQAGIVASVHSMTPILAKIIEQGIDEGVYHTPYPFETIEFILASNQFYFDVSAFGWQKEEMYQKGKSFIRIMTLSLGAKAGSFEFLLPFFEAQVNKEMS
- a CDS encoding MFS transporter, which encodes MSDYLIENSSRKQIRKSIVSSLVGQLGSQSFNFALGLMLLTKTGSSLSFAASQVIGPIISLLFVPIVGPTVDRLSKKQVIAVSQIATIIGLIGYALSLRYFASNILPPTLLLITILAVSDQFTLTAYNAGAKGLVLDAHQTKLRGLQQSAGAIGQFIAPILGAALYSVVPFTLFVMIEVSCELVTLGIALSLNFQLNAGTGEKQTGQEDLSFSAGLTFFKKQKTLISLLVLALFLNFCVGAFTIGIASVLITSLKFSATTYGFVQSAFVFGSLVSGLVISQMKSSKYPLQKVWGAMIGIALCLLVFGIVPFVFEKSVLTAGLIMVTSFILAGISNLVNVPFFSWLGEHIPEQMQGRIFGLVTTFATALTPISFAIFGCLYDVKTLPTLTMNLWIFSCCSLGVLSLYVIGRVILKIDLKHVTIVD